The Chelonoidis abingdonii isolate Lonesome George chromosome 9, CheloAbing_2.0, whole genome shotgun sequence genome has a segment encoding these proteins:
- the CIB1 gene encoding calcium and integrin-binding protein 1, whose product MGGSASQLPRDLLGEYQELTFLSKQEILLAHKRFSELLSKEERESILQKRVPKSQILTLPELRANPFRDRICRVFSTSEDGDGSMSFEDFLDMLSVFSDSATSEIKSHYAFRIFDFDDDGTLDRKDLEKLVNCLTGEGDETRLSESEMDQLIQNILEESDIDKDGTINLSEFQHVISRSPDFASSFKIVL is encoded by the exons ATGGGGGGTTCGGCCAGTCAGCTGCCGCGGGACCTGCTCGGCGAGTACCag GAGCTGACCTTCCTGAGCAAGCAGGAGATCTTGCT CGCCCACAAGAGATTCAGTGAGCTGCTgtcaaaggaggagagagagagtatcCTGCAGAAAAGAGTCCCCAAGAGTCAGATCCTCACACTGCCTGAACTGCGG GCAAACCCGTTCCGGGACCGGATATGTCGAGTCTTCTCCACCTCAGAGGATGGGGATGGCAGCATGTCCTTCGAAGACTTCCTCGACATGCTGAgtgtcttcagtgactcagccactTCAGAGATCAAATCCCACTACGCCTTCCGCATCTTCG ATTTTGACGACGATGGGACCCTGGACAGGAAGGACCTGGAGAAGCTGGTGAACTGCCTGACAGGGGAAGGAGATGAGACTAGGCTGAGTGAGTCAGAGATGGACCAGCTCATCCAAAAT ATCCTGGAGGAGTCCGATATTGACAAGGATGGGACCATTAACCTCTCTGAGTTCCAGCATGTCATTTCTCGGTCACCAGACTTTGCCAG TTCCTTCAAGATTGTGCTGTGA